From Aerosticca soli, a single genomic window includes:
- a CDS encoding pyridoxal-phosphate dependent enzyme: MSFDLPTLDDVRDAAARIAPHARVTPVLRSDALDALAGAELFFKAEHLQRGGAFKFRGACNAVQALDAQQAARGVVTHSSGNHGLALALAAALRGIPAHIVVPEGAVRTKLEAIVQAGAVLHRCAPTQAAREATAAAIAAQTGATLVHPYADPRVIAGQGTLALELLAQTRGLDALLVPVGGGGLAAGVAIAAHGLEPRLELFAAEPAGADDAARSLACGRRVEDVVPDTRCDGLRALIGRPNLAALRAHRVRVITVEDAASDAAQRLIARHLKQVVELSSATVLAALLAARDTFAGRRIGVVLSGGNVDLPA, translated from the coding sequence GTGAGCTTCGACCTGCCGACCCTCGATGACGTGCGCGACGCCGCCGCGCGCATCGCCCCGCATGCCCGCGTGACGCCAGTGCTGCGCAGCGACGCGCTCGATGCGCTGGCCGGCGCCGAGCTGTTCTTCAAGGCCGAGCATCTGCAGCGCGGCGGCGCGTTCAAGTTCCGCGGCGCCTGCAACGCGGTGCAGGCGCTGGATGCGCAGCAGGCCGCGCGCGGCGTGGTCACCCATTCCTCCGGCAACCATGGCCTGGCGCTCGCGCTCGCCGCCGCGTTGCGCGGCATCCCGGCGCACATCGTGGTGCCCGAGGGCGCGGTGCGCACCAAGCTGGAGGCGATCGTGCAGGCTGGCGCGGTGCTGCACCGCTGCGCGCCGACACAGGCCGCGCGCGAGGCCACGGCGGCCGCGATCGCGGCGCAGACCGGCGCGACGCTGGTGCACCCTTATGCCGACCCGCGCGTGATCGCCGGTCAAGGCACGCTGGCGCTGGAGCTGCTCGCGCAGACACGCGGGCTCGACGCGCTGCTGGTGCCGGTCGGCGGCGGTGGGCTGGCCGCCGGGGTGGCGATCGCCGCGCACGGGCTCGAACCCCGGCTCGAACTCTTCGCCGCCGAACCGGCCGGCGCCGACGATGCGGCGCGCTCGCTGGCCTGCGGCCGGCGCGTGGAGGACGTCGTTCCCGACACCCGCTGCGACGGCCTGCGCGCGCTGATCGGCCGGCCCAACCTCGCGGCGCTGCGCGCCCACCGCGTGCGCGTGATCACCGTCGAGGACGCGGCCAGCGACGCCGCGCAGCGACTCATCGCGCGCCATCTCAAGCAGGTGGTGGAACTGTCCAGCGCCACCGTACTCGCCGCACTGCTCGCCGCACGCGACACCTTCGCCGGCCGCCGCATCGGCGTGGTGCTGAGCGGCGGCAACGTCGACCTGCCGGCCTGA
- a CDS encoding sterol desaturase family protein — MTWWSALIDACSRHGVVPVLTWLHLDKLAGDPREIAEAILIALLQVTIIACIFRPLESLVPAERWTHRKYTRVDWQYTLLMLLGIFPLFSYLVLTPISNYFGGANSGPDDSASKSPLGLLHWFPWLGQHPLLLFVAYYVVYDLVYYWMHRVQHALPWWWALHSMHHSQRQMSCWTNDRGSLVDGFLQSMVLAGVGLLIGVAPAEFAWLMLLGELVQNFSHANVRLGFGPIFGKLFVDPRFHRLHHMVADPQRPGLHNCNFGQVFSIWDVLFGTALYGEPLHPTGVADPMVDADNQYGLMGLHWAAFRRFWGAVWRISGWRLGEVSFDARYRPVPVTHEMPVIKPDVVAVEAVD, encoded by the coding sequence ATGACCTGGTGGTCCGCCTTGATTGACGCCTGCAGCCGGCACGGCGTGGTTCCGGTCCTCACTTGGCTGCATTTGGACAAGTTGGCGGGGGATCCGCGCGAGATTGCAGAAGCCATACTGATCGCCCTGCTGCAGGTGACGATCATCGCCTGCATTTTCCGGCCACTGGAAAGCCTGGTGCCGGCGGAGCGTTGGACTCATCGCAAGTACACCCGGGTGGATTGGCAATATACGTTGCTGATGCTGTTGGGCATCTTCCCGCTGTTTTCCTATCTGGTGCTGACACCGATCAGTAACTATTTCGGTGGTGCCAACAGCGGCCCCGATGACAGTGCCAGCAAGTCTCCCTTGGGCTTGCTGCATTGGTTTCCATGGCTCGGCCAGCATCCGTTGCTGCTGTTCGTGGCTTATTACGTCGTTTATGACCTGGTTTATTACTGGATGCACCGTGTCCAGCACGCATTGCCATGGTGGTGGGCATTACATTCGATGCATCACAGTCAGCGTCAGATGAGTTGTTGGACGAACGACCGCGGCAGTTTAGTGGATGGCTTCCTGCAATCCATGGTGCTCGCGGGAGTCGGACTGCTGATCGGGGTCGCGCCGGCTGAATTCGCATGGCTGATGCTGCTGGGTGAATTGGTACAGAACTTCTCCCATGCCAACGTGCGCCTCGGTTTCGGCCCGATCTTCGGAAAGCTGTTCGTCGATCCGCGTTTTCATCGACTGCACCATATGGTGGCCGATCCGCAGCGTCCAGGCTTGCACAACTGCAATTTTGGCCAAGTGTTTTCGATCTGGGACGTATTGTTCGGTACCGCCTTGTATGGTGAACCGTTGCACCCTACCGGCGTGGCCGATCCCATGGTGGATGCGGACAATCAGTATGGTTTGATGGGTCTGCATTGGGCAGCGTTTCGGCGATTCTGGGGGGCGGTCTGGCGAATTTCCGGCTGGCGACTGGGCGAGGTGTCCTTTGATGCACGCTATCGGCCGGTACCTGTGACGCATGAAATGCCCGTCATCAAACCCGATGTCGTAGCGGTCGAAGCCGTGGATTGA